One genomic region from Macrobrachium rosenbergii isolate ZJJX-2024 chromosome 1, ASM4041242v1, whole genome shotgun sequence encodes:
- the LOC136840126 gene encoding uncharacterized protein, whose translation MLKKLMVDEVVLVDGVVEVVVVVVEVDVVEVVEVVVVGDVDVEEVDEVDDVVVVGVVEVVEVIDVGDVDVEEVVDVDEVVVVGVVEVVEVVVVGDVDVEEDVDDVVVVVVGIVEVVVVGDVDVVEVVEVVVVGDVDVEEVDEVDDVVVVGVVEVVEVVVVGDVEVVEVVVVGDVDVEEVDEVDDVVVVGVVEVVEVVVVGDVDVEEVVDVDEVVVVGVVEVVEVVVVGDVDVVEDVEVVVVGDVDVEDVEVVVVGDVDVVEDVE comes from the exons atgttgaagaagttgatggTAGATGAGGTGGTGTTGGTAGATggtgttgttgaagttgtggtAGTAGTTGTTGAGGTagatgttgttgaagttgtggaagtagtagttgttggagatgtagatgttgaagaagttgatgaGGTAGATGATGTGGTGGTAGTTGGTGTTGTAGAAGTTGTGGAAGTAATTgatgttggagatgtagatgttgaagaagttgttgATGTAGATGAGGTGGTGGTAGTTggtgttgttgaagttgtggaagtagttgttgttggagatgtagatgttgaagaagatGTTGATGATGTGGTGGTAGTTGTTGTTGGAA ttgtggaagtagttgttgttggagatgtagatgttgttgaagttgtggaagtagttgttgttggagatgtagatgttgaagaagttgatgaGGTAGATGATGTGGTGGTAGTTGGTGTTGTagaagttgtggaagtagttgttgttggagatgttgaagttgtggaagtagtagttgttggagatgtagatgttgaagaagttgatgaGGTAGATGATGTGGTGGTAGTTGGTGTTGTagaagttgtggaagtagttgttgttggagatgtagatgttgaagaagttgttgATGTAGATGAGGTCGTGGTAGTTggtgttgttgaagttgtggaagtagttgttgttggagatgtagatgttgttgaagatgtggaagtagttgttgttggagatgtagatgttgaagatgtggaagtagttgttgttggagatgtagatgttgttgaagATGTGGAGTAA